CGATCTGAAAAAACTTCCTCGTATACTGGTAAACCCTTCTTCTTTGCAATTTTCACCATTTCACTACCAGCTAAACAATATAAAACATAAGTTGGATTTAGATCATATACTGCATTGACAATAGCTGTTGCTTTTTCTATATTATTAGCACTTTGATTATAGAGCGCTCCATGTGGCTTCACATGATGAAGTGTTCCTTTTTCCACTGAAACAAATGCTTGCAAAGCTCCTACTTGATAAACGATCATATTATATATTTCATCTGCACTAAAATCCATATTCCGTCGGCCAAATCCTTGAAGATCAGGATATCCCGGATGAGCTCCAATAAGAACGTTTTTACGGATGGCATTTCGTACAGTTTTATGCATCATTGTATGATTCCCTGCATGATAGCCGCAGGCAATATTGATTGATGTCACATAGTCTAAAATTTCTTCATCTTTGCCTAGTGTAAAAGCATCCACACTTTCACCCATATCGCAATTAATATCAATTGGCATATCTATTCCTCCATTAATGCAAATCTTATTGTGTTAAACATGCGCATTTGAGCAACTTTATGTAAATCATCTTCGTGTATTGTTGCAATGAT
The genomic region above belongs to Lysinibacillus sp. FSL W8-0992 and contains:
- a CDS encoding 5-oxoprolinase subunit PxpA, whose protein sequence is MPIDINCDMGESVDAFTLGKDEEILDYVTSINIACGYHAGNHTMMHKTVRNAIRKNVLIGAHPGYPDLQGFGRRNMDFSADEIYNMIVYQVGALQAFVSVEKGTLHHVKPHGALYNQSANNIEKATAIVNAVYDLNPTYVLYCLAGSEMVKIAKKKGLPVYEEVFSDRNYNEDGTLVSREEANALIQTEEEMFVHVKSILTSNEVMSVQQKKIKISAQTLCIHGDGPHALAYAKKIYELRKQFG